One stretch of Roseimicrobium sp. ORNL1 DNA includes these proteins:
- a CDS encoding sodium/solute symporter (Members of the Solute:Sodium Symporter (SSS), TC 2.A.21 as described in tcdb.org, catalyze solute:Na+ symport. Known solutes for members of the family include sugars, amino acids, nucleosides, inositols, vitamins, urea or anions, depending on the system.) has product MLAFTITPALGMFLAFVALTLVITYFSARKATGSAAYFAAGRSITGWQNGLAVAGDYMSAASFLGISGMICLKGYDGFMYSVGFLVAYLTVLLLVAEPLRNAGKYTMADLLAYRMKQRPVRAMASLSTLTVSTFYMIAQMVGAGGIIEQLIGVPFAPAVIGVGVLMLVYVVFGGMLATTWVQIIKAILLMGGAFALSYMVLAKHDFSFATFFEHVSKADYAGTKPPVNLLDPGMKFGHTEANPWGHWDFISLALGLVLGTAGLPHILVRFYTVPDAKTARNSVVWATAIIGVFYVLTTFFGFGAATLLKITSIPAEVTAGHIPLDAKGLPNGNMVAPTLAHVLGGEMFFAFISAVAFATILAVVAGLTMSASTSFAHDFYTNVIHHGKEKTVGEEVRVARITAFFVGAVSIGLAIKLGSSVNAAMLVGLAFSVAASANLPVILFSVFWKRFNTTGAVSGLGVGLVASIVLILLSKNGLFDAKTAPFPLENPGIVSIPLGFLGAWLGTLLSARDPDAEAKFTELSVRAQTGLGAEKASSH; this is encoded by the coding sequence ATGCTCGCCTTTACCATCACCCCAGCCTTGGGGATGTTCCTCGCCTTCGTGGCGCTCACACTCGTCATCACGTATTTCAGTGCGAGAAAGGCGACCGGTTCGGCCGCCTACTTTGCCGCAGGCCGCTCCATCACCGGCTGGCAGAATGGTCTTGCCGTCGCTGGTGACTACATGAGTGCCGCCAGCTTCCTGGGGATCTCCGGCATGATCTGCCTCAAGGGTTACGACGGCTTCATGTACTCCGTGGGATTCCTCGTGGCGTATCTGACGGTGCTCCTGCTGGTCGCCGAACCGCTGCGCAATGCGGGCAAGTACACCATGGCAGACCTGCTGGCCTACCGCATGAAGCAGCGCCCGGTGCGCGCCATGGCCTCGCTGAGCACGCTCACCGTTTCCACCTTCTACATGATCGCGCAGATGGTAGGCGCAGGAGGGATCATCGAGCAGCTCATCGGGGTGCCGTTCGCTCCCGCGGTGATCGGGGTGGGTGTTCTCATGCTGGTGTATGTGGTCTTCGGCGGCATGCTCGCCACCACGTGGGTGCAGATCATCAAGGCCATCCTCCTCATGGGGGGCGCCTTCGCACTGAGCTACATGGTTCTTGCGAAGCATGACTTCAGCTTTGCCACCTTCTTCGAGCACGTTTCGAAGGCAGACTACGCCGGCACGAAACCTCCGGTGAACCTGCTCGACCCGGGCATGAAATTTGGCCATACGGAAGCCAATCCCTGGGGACACTGGGACTTCATCTCGCTGGCATTGGGTCTCGTGCTGGGCACCGCCGGTCTGCCACATATCCTTGTGCGCTTCTACACCGTGCCGGACGCAAAGACTGCGCGCAACAGCGTGGTGTGGGCCACGGCCATCATCGGTGTCTTCTACGTGCTCACCACGTTCTTTGGTTTTGGCGCGGCCACCCTGCTCAAGATCACCAGCATCCCTGCTGAAGTCACCGCAGGACACATCCCGCTGGATGCCAAGGGCCTTCCCAATGGAAACATGGTGGCGCCCACACTGGCCCACGTCCTGGGTGGTGAAATGTTCTTCGCCTTCATCAGCGCCGTCGCATTCGCCACCATTCTCGCGGTGGTCGCCGGTCTGACGATGAGCGCCAGCACCTCCTTCGCACACGACTTCTACACGAACGTGATTCACCACGGCAAAGAGAAGACCGTGGGTGAGGAAGTACGCGTGGCCCGTATCACCGCCTTCTTCGTGGGAGCGGTCAGTATCGGTCTAGCCATCAAGCTGGGCTCCAGTGTGAATGCGGCCATGCTGGTGGGCCTCGCGTTCTCGGTGGCTGCCTCCGCCAACTTACCGGTGATTCTCTTCTCCGTGTTCTGGAAGCGCTTCAATACCACGGGCGCCGTCTCAGGCCTGGGCGTGGGTCTCGTCGCCTCCATTGTGCTCATCCTCCTGAGCAAGAATGGACTCTTCGATGCCAAGACCGCTCCTTTCCCGCTGGAGAATCCCGGCATCGTGAGCATCCCGCTCGGATTCCTTGGCGCCTGGCTGGGCACACTGCTCTCCGCACGCGATCCAGATGCGGAAGCGAAGTTCACCGAGCTGAGCGTCCGCGCGCAGACCGGCCTCGGCGCGGAAAAGGCTTCCTCGCATTGA
- a CDS encoding DUF485 domain-containing protein — MPAETNPIPSGQWEKIAQHPGFAELKRAKLRFIIPATIFFMVYYMALPVLVGFFPELMKKPVWGKVNWAYLFALSQFVMTWVICGLYVRAARRWDKMNAELLNSVIKD, encoded by the coding sequence ATGCCAGCCGAGACCAACCCAATACCATCGGGACAATGGGAGAAAATTGCCCAGCATCCCGGCTTTGCGGAGCTGAAGCGTGCCAAGCTCCGCTTCATCATCCCGGCCACCATTTTCTTCATGGTGTATTACATGGCACTGCCGGTGCTGGTCGGGTTCTTCCCTGAACTGATGAAGAAGCCCGTGTGGGGCAAGGTGAACTGGGCCTACCTCTTCGCCCTCTCCCAATTCGTCATGACCTGGGTCATTTGCGGCCTGTACGTCCGCGCGGCGCGGCGCTGGGACAAGATGAACGCCGAACTGCTCAACTCCGTTATCAAGGACTGA
- a CDS encoding phospholipase D-like domain-containing protein has protein sequence MELILNEATYTAVMGRVLPAARRVLWIVTADLKDLFVDNGTGRFVPFLEMLAGKLREGVEVRLIHAKEPGPRFREDFDQYPEFVRSDLFERILCPRMHMKCIIADDRIAYVGSANLTGAGVGAKSPHRRNFEAGFITEDRDHIRELMAWLDDFYVGEFCEKCQRREVCPSPIR, from the coding sequence ATGGAACTGATCCTCAACGAAGCCACCTATACCGCCGTGATGGGCCGTGTGCTCCCCGCGGCGCGACGGGTGTTGTGGATCGTGACGGCGGACTTGAAGGATCTGTTCGTGGATAATGGCACCGGGCGCTTCGTGCCCTTCCTCGAAATGCTCGCCGGGAAGCTGCGCGAAGGTGTAGAGGTGCGGCTCATCCATGCGAAAGAGCCCGGCCCTCGTTTTCGCGAAGACTTTGACCAATATCCCGAGTTTGTGCGCAGCGATCTCTTCGAGCGCATCCTGTGCCCCCGCATGCACATGAAGTGCATCATTGCCGATGATCGCATAGCCTATGTCGGCAGCGCCAATCTCACCGGCGCCGGCGTGGGCGCGAAATCACCGCATCGACGCAATTTCGAAGCGGGTTTCATCACCGAAGACCGCGACCACATCCGCGAACTGATGGCGTGGCTGGACGACTTTTACGTGGGAGAGTTTTGCGAGAAGTGTCAGCGCCGGGAAGTTTGCCCTAGTCCGATCCGGTGA
- a CDS encoding ABC transporter ATP-binding protein gives MSAATSTASQMIRFMRRYPWRVAAGAFMAIAGTLLGFVFPAVTQKFIDDIIPNRRLDLILGAAGLALGSFALKQFFYTLRTLANNAFELRMTYDLRSELHRKIQHLPLKWFDRQSSGDILTRMADDVPNTQRVILEGIDQGLPAVLQVLLTGGVMYSIHPKLATVVLIPVPFIIAGGWIYARWVSPRATKAREAASGLSTLLHDNIAGIRQIKSYTLEQEKQEDFDESSGAYRDQQTKLQRAWSIYGPGMGFLGDLGVVLLMGFGAYWCIQDMQALDALRTSAVNAEALKNFEANALTIGKLSQFLLLMGMFYEPIGRLHGVNQTFVNGLASAKRIFDILTLGGAEELHHGDALKEVKGEIRFEDVSFRYDEHRPTVEHINVLVKPQQTVAIVGATGAGKSTLFQLLTRFYDPDSGEILLDGKSIRSLSKVSLRDSIGYVTQESYLFNQTIRENLKLGKPDATDEELWQALRLACAADFVEKLDGKLDATVGERGSRLSGGEKQRISIARAFLKDAPILLLDEATSAVDTKSERLIQQAIDELRRDRTCLVIAHRLSTILHADQIYAMRSGQVVDHGTHDELMKKCPYYAELVALSFQEEKLAE, from the coding sequence ATGTCCGCCGCCACGTCCACTGCGTCGCAGATGATCCGTTTCATGCGGCGGTACCCGTGGCGGGTGGCAGCAGGGGCGTTCATGGCGATTGCGGGGACGCTTCTCGGCTTTGTGTTCCCGGCGGTCACGCAGAAGTTCATCGATGACATCATCCCGAACCGGCGGCTTGATTTGATTCTGGGCGCGGCGGGGTTGGCTTTGGGCTCCTTCGCGCTGAAGCAGTTTTTTTACACGCTGCGCACGCTGGCGAACAATGCCTTCGAACTGCGCATGACCTATGACCTGCGCAGCGAGTTGCATCGCAAGATTCAACACCTCCCGCTGAAGTGGTTCGACCGGCAAAGCTCGGGCGACATCCTCACGCGCATGGCGGACGATGTGCCCAACACGCAGCGGGTGATTCTTGAGGGCATCGATCAGGGTCTGCCCGCGGTGTTGCAGGTGCTCCTCACGGGCGGGGTGATGTACTCCATCCATCCCAAGCTTGCGACCGTGGTGCTGATTCCCGTGCCGTTTATCATTGCCGGCGGATGGATATACGCGCGATGGGTTTCACCTCGTGCCACCAAGGCGCGCGAAGCAGCGAGCGGCCTGAGCACCTTGTTGCATGACAACATCGCCGGCATCCGTCAAATCAAGAGCTATACGCTGGAGCAGGAGAAGCAGGAGGACTTTGATGAATCCAGCGGTGCCTATCGAGATCAGCAAACCAAGCTGCAACGCGCATGGTCCATCTATGGTCCCGGCATGGGGTTCCTGGGCGATTTGGGCGTGGTGTTGCTCATGGGATTCGGCGCGTACTGGTGCATCCAGGATATGCAAGCGCTGGATGCGCTACGTACTTCCGCTGTGAATGCGGAAGCACTGAAGAACTTTGAAGCCAATGCCCTGACCATCGGCAAGCTCAGCCAGTTCCTGCTGCTGATGGGCATGTTCTACGAGCCCATCGGACGTCTGCACGGCGTGAACCAGACCTTTGTGAACGGCCTCGCCAGTGCGAAGCGCATCTTCGATATCCTCACGCTCGGTGGCGCGGAGGAACTGCATCACGGAGACGCGTTGAAGGAGGTGAAAGGCGAGATTCGCTTCGAGGACGTGAGTTTCCGCTACGATGAGCACCGACCCACGGTGGAGCACATCAACGTATTGGTGAAGCCACAACAAACGGTCGCCATCGTCGGCGCCACCGGGGCGGGGAAGAGCACGCTCTTCCAATTGCTCACACGCTTTTACGATCCGGACAGCGGCGAGATTCTGCTCGATGGAAAATCGATTCGATCCCTGAGCAAGGTGAGCCTGCGTGACTCCATCGGCTACGTCACGCAGGAGAGTTATCTCTTCAACCAGACGATCCGGGAGAACTTGAAACTCGGAAAACCCGACGCCACGGATGAGGAGTTGTGGCAGGCATTGCGTCTCGCGTGCGCCGCCGATTTCGTGGAGAAGCTGGATGGCAAGCTCGATGCCACGGTGGGTGAACGCGGCTCACGCTTGAGCGGTGGTGAGAAGCAGCGCATCTCCATCGCTCGCGCGTTCTTGAAAGATGCCCCCATCCTCCTGCTCGACGAAGCTACCAGCGCGGTGGACACAAAGAGCGAGCGACTCATCCAGCAGGCCATTGATGAACTGCGCAGGGATCGCACATGCCTCGTCATCGCACATCGCTTGAGTACGATTCTGCATGCCGATCAAATCTACGCCATGCGCTCCGGCCAGGTTGTGGATCATGGAACGCATGACGAGCTCATGAAGAAGTGTCCGTACTACGCGGAACTGGTGGCATTGAGCTTCCAGGAGGAAAAGCTGGCGGAGTAG
- a CDS encoding type II toxin-antitoxin system RelE/ParE family toxin has protein sequence MKLQILKSARDDLIEGFHFYEESRAGLGDYFISSLYSDIESLRILGGIHRRVYRNFYRALSKRFPFGIYYSMEGDVVVVRAVVDCRRAPSWIRDHLGKA, from the coding sequence ATGAAATTGCAGATCCTCAAATCGGCCCGGGACGATCTGATTGAGGGTTTCCATTTCTACGAGGAGAGCCGAGCCGGATTGGGTGACTATTTCATTTCCTCGCTCTATTCAGACATCGAATCGCTAAGGATACTGGGCGGTATTCATCGCAGGGTATATCGCAACTTTTATCGCGCACTTTCCAAACGATTTCCGTTTGGCATCTACTACTCGATGGAAGGCGATGTCGTGGTAGTCAGGGCTGTGGTGGACTGCAGAAGAGCCCCTTCCTGGATCCGCGATCACCTCGGGAAAGCTTGA
- a CDS encoding addiction module protein translates to MIAPSEIKQMTLPEKLELLEAVWSEIASDPDQVEVPQWHKDILDERQRAFEEGRDKAIDWEEAKRQIEKAIR, encoded by the coding sequence ATGATTGCACCGTCGGAAATCAAGCAAATGACCCTTCCTGAGAAGTTGGAGCTTCTCGAGGCAGTGTGGTCTGAGATTGCGAGTGATCCCGATCAAGTGGAAGTCCCTCAATGGCACAAGGACATTCTGGACGAGAGACAGCGTGCCTTCGAGGAAGGGCGTGATAAAGCGATCGACTGGGAAGAGGCGAAAAGACAGATTGAGAAGGCAATTCGATGA
- a CDS encoding ATP-binding cassette domain-containing protein: MNGHITLAFQGDLRAFALDKTSTSIGNSPSADLQLAAKGIESLHATLAWEPRASSWLLSAGSPTAQKSLRLNGQLLSSVASLEDGDIIEMPDVLIRFGLTPMTPRFRGVETNEIVLRGLNKLVLGRATGEQTADPKVELDSEDARVSRQHLELDQTEPGVVFVTDKSQTGTLLNGQRFDRRQLIVGDRLKLGSYTFEFTGTSLRRVSAFGGAKVEARNLTFTLQNGRNILNQISLDISPCSFVGILGGSGQGKSTLMNALCGVNPATSGESYINGVKLGDPRQMAAAGIGYVPQDDIVHLELTVTEAITYSARLKLPSGTPRKAIRDLVEETIERLGLAEHKEKSISMLSGGQRKRVSIATELLAKPSVLFLDEPSSGLDPKTEFDLMSLLRRLAGTDCTVICTTHVLGRAYLFDQLLFVHGGHIIFNGTPDEAVDYFKVENGLEEIYLKVGGDETRTGANWRDEFEASRPAAKPLAYLPPAQEDTTQQVKPKRGPGWLPTLIIQLQRQWSILKADQLNLLFLLAQPVLIGLLVGWVADDAVLRTFLCVVATLWFGCSNGAQQIVREISIFRRERVCGLGLNAYLQSKYVFFAIVTTLQALLLYLVTLTTAHIINPSDFNTAKYMEVMTTRLTPITNAAPGVAAPTSSAQAQVDEFDIVTEDTKSKPEAAPAPTATPAAEAPKPKGPGILMTTLLRVANFFEAGQNIMDSTDPGEGQPPSPDTQAKAVSITFLVLLLKFSALFAAAMVGVTIGLAISGLVRTSTQAVMWVPLVLIPQILFGGFVVTRPEMTPSVRIASELVPSYCAQRMMDVAGIYGQITPRMTNRTKYPVFLTPTGEQEEVTWTEAGETATEKYDKVSDWNVSWQNLIVFPNRVGQHHNAFRIQRGVKKYDESTEQRNDVRYKMGTLYGYTAPAMTSATILGIWILACYGITIWGLIGKQKGK; encoded by the coding sequence ATGAACGGCCATATCACCCTCGCATTCCAAGGCGATCTCCGCGCCTTCGCGCTCGACAAAACCTCGACCAGCATCGGCAACTCACCCAGCGCGGATCTGCAATTGGCGGCAAAAGGCATCGAGTCTCTGCACGCGACCCTCGCGTGGGAACCCCGCGCCTCCTCCTGGCTGCTGAGCGCCGGGAGCCCCACCGCGCAAAAGTCCCTCCGCTTGAATGGCCAGCTTTTGTCTTCCGTTGCCTCATTGGAGGACGGCGACATTATCGAAATGCCGGATGTGTTGATCCGCTTCGGTCTCACGCCGATGACACCGCGCTTCCGCGGTGTGGAGACCAATGAGATTGTGCTCCGCGGCCTGAACAAGCTCGTGCTTGGCCGCGCCACTGGTGAACAAACGGCCGACCCCAAGGTGGAACTCGACAGCGAGGACGCGCGCGTTTCACGCCAGCACCTGGAGCTGGATCAAACCGAACCAGGTGTGGTCTTCGTGACGGACAAGAGCCAGACCGGCACGCTGCTGAATGGTCAACGCTTCGACCGACGCCAGCTCATTGTGGGCGATCGCCTGAAGCTGGGCAGCTACACGTTTGAATTCACCGGCACGTCCTTGCGCCGCGTGTCCGCTTTCGGTGGAGCCAAGGTGGAGGCGCGTAATCTGACCTTCACGCTTCAGAACGGACGCAACATCCTGAATCAAATCTCTCTCGACATCTCACCCTGCTCCTTCGTGGGGATTCTCGGGGGATCCGGCCAGGGCAAGAGTACGCTGATGAATGCGCTCTGCGGGGTGAACCCGGCAACAAGCGGTGAGAGTTACATCAATGGGGTGAAGCTGGGCGACCCCCGGCAGATGGCGGCAGCGGGCATTGGCTACGTGCCGCAGGATGACATCGTGCACCTTGAGCTGACGGTGACGGAAGCCATCACCTACAGCGCGCGCTTGAAGCTGCCGAGCGGCACGCCTCGCAAGGCCATTCGCGACCTCGTAGAGGAAACGATTGAGCGTCTGGGCCTCGCAGAACACAAGGAGAAGAGCATCTCCATGCTCTCTGGCGGCCAGCGCAAGCGCGTGAGCATCGCCACCGAGCTGCTGGCCAAACCGAGCGTGCTCTTCCTCGATGAGCCCTCCAGCGGTCTGGATCCGAAGACGGAATTTGATCTGATGTCTCTGCTGCGTCGACTCGCGGGCACCGACTGTACGGTCATCTGCACCACGCACGTGCTCGGTCGCGCGTATCTCTTTGACCAGCTTCTGTTTGTTCACGGCGGTCACATCATCTTCAACGGCACGCCGGATGAAGCGGTGGATTACTTCAAGGTGGAGAACGGCCTTGAGGAAATCTACCTGAAGGTCGGTGGTGATGAGACCCGCACCGGTGCGAACTGGCGTGATGAGTTCGAAGCCTCGCGTCCTGCCGCGAAGCCGCTCGCGTATCTCCCGCCGGCACAGGAGGACACCACGCAGCAGGTGAAGCCGAAGCGCGGACCGGGCTGGCTGCCCACGCTCATCATCCAGCTGCAACGTCAGTGGAGCATCCTGAAGGCGGACCAGCTGAACCTGCTCTTCCTGCTCGCACAGCCGGTGCTCATCGGCCTGCTCGTGGGCTGGGTGGCGGATGATGCGGTGCTGCGCACGTTCTTGTGCGTGGTGGCCACGCTTTGGTTTGGTTGCAGCAACGGTGCACAACAGATCGTGCGTGAGATTTCCATCTTCCGTCGTGAACGCGTCTGCGGCCTGGGATTGAATGCCTATCTGCAGAGCAAGTATGTCTTCTTTGCCATCGTCACCACGCTGCAGGCCTTGCTGCTCTACCTGGTGACACTCACCACGGCACACATCATCAATCCTTCCGACTTCAACACTGCGAAGTACATGGAGGTGATGACCACGCGCCTGACGCCGATCACGAACGCAGCGCCGGGGGTGGCGGCGCCCACGAGCTCCGCGCAGGCTCAGGTGGATGAGTTCGACATTGTCACGGAAGATACCAAGAGCAAACCTGAGGCCGCCCCGGCGCCCACGGCAACTCCCGCTGCGGAAGCCCCCAAGCCCAAGGGACCGGGCATCCTGATGACGACATTGCTTCGCGTGGCGAACTTCTTCGAAGCGGGACAGAACATCATGGACAGCACGGATCCCGGCGAGGGCCAGCCACCTTCACCCGACACGCAGGCGAAAGCAGTGAGCATCACTTTCCTGGTGCTCCTGCTGAAGTTCTCCGCGCTCTTCGCCGCGGCGATGGTGGGTGTGACCATCGGCCTGGCGATTTCCGGCCTGGTGCGCACCAGTACACAAGCCGTGATGTGGGTGCCACTGGTGCTCATTCCGCAGATCCTCTTCGGCGGATTCGTGGTGACGCGTCCGGAGATGACGCCCAGTGTGCGCATCGCGAGCGAGCTCGTTCCCAGCTACTGCGCCCAGCGCATGATGGATGTGGCCGGCATCTATGGCCAGATCACCCCACGCATGACGAACCGCACGAAGTACCCCGTCTTCCTCACGCCCACCGGTGAGCAGGAAGAAGTGACCTGGACCGAGGCCGGTGAAACCGCGACGGAGAAATATGACAAGGTCTCCGACTGGAACGTGAGCTGGCAGAACCTGATTGTTTTCCCCAACCGCGTGGGCCAACACCACAATGCCTTCCGCATCCAGCGCGGGGTGAAGAAGTACGACGAAAGCACCGAGCAGCGCAATGATGTGCGCTACAAGATGGGCACCCTGTACGGCTACACCGCACCTGCGATGACCTCCGCGACGATCCTGGGCATCTGGATTCTCGCGTGCTACGGCATTACGATCTGGGGATTGATTGGGAAGCAGAAAGGGAAATAG
- a CDS encoding YMGG-like glycine zipper-containing protein, producing the protein MKNLFLRSTAAVTALAFVTSCANIKDDQTRTRTEGTLAGGAIGALAGGIIGHQSGRGFEGALIGAGIGSLAGLAVGDHVARKKARYASQEAWLDACIAQAERVNSNARAFNRSLSSKISNLESRYASAKASGNKAEMRNIKQAVVVLQQESREQGKVVDTEIKEQSSVVSQTGSSGLSNRVTQLRSTRSSLSSNQDRLADLGNQIDV; encoded by the coding sequence ATGAAGAACTTGTTTCTCCGATCCACCGCTGCCGTCACCGCCCTCGCTTTCGTCACAAGCTGCGCGAACATCAAGGATGACCAGACCCGCACCCGTACGGAAGGCACGCTGGCTGGCGGTGCAATCGGCGCCCTCGCCGGTGGTATCATCGGTCACCAGAGCGGCCGTGGATTTGAAGGTGCCCTGATTGGCGCCGGCATCGGCAGCCTTGCCGGTCTGGCCGTGGGTGACCACGTGGCCCGCAAAAAGGCCCGTTATGCCTCCCAGGAAGCCTGGCTGGATGCCTGCATCGCCCAAGCTGAGCGTGTGAACTCCAACGCCCGCGCTTTCAACCGCTCCCTCTCCAGCAAGATTTCCAACCTGGAATCCCGCTACGCGTCCGCCAAGGCCAGCGGCAACAAGGCTGAAATGCGCAACATCAAGCAGGCCGTGGTGGTTCTGCAGCAGGAGTCCCGCGAGCAGGGCAAGGTGGTGGACACCGAAATCAAGGAGCAGTCCTCCGTCGTCAGCCAGACCGGCAGCTCCGGCCTGAGCAACCGCGTGACTCAACTGCGCAGCACCCGCTCCTCCCTCAGCAGCAACCAGGATCGCCTGGCCGATCTCGGCAATCAGATCGACGTGTAA
- a CDS encoding S41 family peptidase, protein MIESQGWWQKWARFAGCLILATSLFHAPVRTHAQTPEGDDPATITSLIREVTDYVTKSAYKTEPKAIIYTKALKGLVTQLGESAKSQEKDLSTMIDDAAEAEFIRILQGIASTPGQRLSLRELAERALQAYCRQHDAYTRYVRSDELKLVKLMGKTTGSAVGMSVMEKDDGFYCYPLPGSPAEAAGVKAGQKLLSVDGKPVEGRSLEYLAAVIRGAPGTEVSLRVEHTFGRAQTIRVTRETLSTPSVLTEKRVASFILRVRKFSKELLTEARAALAQVSTGSTLTIDFQGCPGGDLDVALEFAGMFMEPGEPIVTVRRRGQPDEVISANKPREFKPAGVIMLQDSGTASGAELVIAALVASKTARGASQGTKSYGKGMTQNGIDLRGGGRLIVTTGELIAPQGQTWDKTGLLPSLENRGRIFPKD, encoded by the coding sequence ATGATTGAATCTCAGGGCTGGTGGCAGAAATGGGCGCGGTTCGCCGGGTGCCTCATTCTAGCTACCAGCCTTTTTCATGCCCCGGTACGGACTCACGCCCAGACGCCTGAGGGTGACGATCCTGCCACCATCACCAGCCTGATTCGCGAGGTCACGGACTACGTCACCAAGTCCGCGTACAAGACCGAACCGAAGGCGATCATTTATACAAAGGCGCTCAAGGGCCTGGTGACGCAATTGGGAGAGTCCGCCAAGAGCCAGGAGAAGGACCTCTCCACCATGATTGACGACGCGGCGGAGGCTGAGTTCATCCGCATCCTGCAGGGCATCGCGTCCACCCCCGGCCAGCGCCTTTCCCTGCGTGAGCTCGCCGAGCGCGCGTTGCAGGCCTATTGCAGGCAGCACGACGCTTACACCCGCTATGTCCGCTCGGATGAGTTGAAGCTCGTGAAGCTGATGGGCAAGACCACCGGCAGCGCCGTGGGGATGTCCGTCATGGAAAAGGACGATGGCTTCTATTGCTATCCCCTGCCCGGCTCTCCTGCCGAGGCGGCGGGCGTCAAGGCAGGGCAAAAGCTTCTCAGTGTGGATGGTAAGCCGGTGGAGGGACGGTCACTGGAATACCTCGCTGCCGTCATTCGCGGCGCGCCGGGCACTGAGGTCAGCCTGCGCGTGGAGCACACCTTTGGCAGAGCCCAGACCATCCGGGTCACCCGGGAGACACTCTCCACCCCGAGCGTGCTGACGGAGAAGCGAGTGGCTAGCTTCATCCTGCGCGTGCGGAAGTTCAGCAAGGAGCTGCTCACCGAAGCTCGTGCAGCCCTCGCACAGGTGAGCACCGGCAGCACCCTGACCATTGATTTCCAAGGTTGCCCGGGAGGTGACCTTGATGTGGCGCTGGAGTTCGCCGGCATGTTCATGGAGCCCGGAGAGCCCATCGTCACCGTGCGTCGCCGCGGACAGCCGGATGAAGTGATCTCCGCAAACAAGCCCCGCGAATTCAAACCTGCCGGGGTGATCATGCTTCAGGATTCCGGCACCGCCAGCGGCGCGGAACTCGTGATTGCCGCCCTGGTGGCCAGCAAAACCGCCCGCGGCGCGAGCCAGGGCACCAAGTCCTACGGCAAGGGCATGACCCAGAATGGCATCGACCTGCGCGGTGGTGGCCGTCTTATTGTGACCACGGGCGAACTCATTGCACCCCAGGGGCAGACATGGGACAAGACCGGCCTGTTGCCGTCGCTTGAGAATCGCGGAAGGATTTTCCCGAAGGACTAA